Proteins from one Methanospirillum lacunae genomic window:
- a CDS encoding nucleotidyltransferase family protein, whose amino-acid sequence MNHDLQVKIINTLVPHGVKKISVFGSYATGREHQGSALDLIVSFPKEIGLFALGGIREELIEKLGISVDILTERSIHPLLREKISQETVEIYHNER is encoded by the coding sequence ATGAATCATGATCTTCAGGTGAAAATAATCAACACCCTTGTGCCACATGGCGTCAAAAAAATATCTGTCTTTGGAAGTTATGCCACAGGTCGCGAGCATCAGGGTAGTGCTCTGGATCTCATTGTCTCTTTTCCTAAAGAGATTGGTCTTTTTGCTCTCGGTGGCATCAGAGAAGAGTTGATTGAGAAACTTGGGATTTCCGTGGATATTCTTACTGAACGATCGATTCATCCTTTACTCAGGGAAAAGATCAGCCAGGAGACTGTAGAGATCTATCACAATGAAAGATGA
- a CDS encoding HepT-like ribonuclease domain-containing protein: MKDDSILLEHMLNACLRIREYISDCSLHDFVSLHEKQDAVIRQIEIIGEAASHVSVQYKEENQAIEWRQIIGMRNLLIHQYSSVNLPGTLTIN, encoded by the coding sequence ATGAAAGATGATTCAATTCTTCTTGAGCATATGTTAAATGCCTGCTTGAGGATTCGTGAATATATTTCTGATTGTTCTCTTCATGATTTTGTATCACTACACGAGAAACAGGATGCAGTTATTCGTCAGATAGAAATCATAGGAGAGGCAGCTTCTCATGTTTCTGTTCAATACAAGGAAGAGAATCAGGCAATTGAATGGCGACAGATAATTGGTATGAGGAATTTGCTCATCCATCAGTATTCCAGTGTGAATTTACCTGGGACTCTTACTATTAACTAA